TGGAAATTCCTCTTCTAAGAGGCTGTTCCTCCGCCCACCTCTCTGGCTGCCTCTGTTGTTCCTTTCCCTTGCCCCTCTCTCGGTAGTTTGAACATAGTGACTCCTCCTGGCAGCCTTCCCCAGCCCAACTCCTCGCTCAGTTCATACTCACCACATCCATTTCCAAGGCTGTGCCTCTTCCAGGAGTTGAAGGACTCACAAGTTGACAGCCGTAGCTGCTGTGTTTTGGGTGCCCACTTCCCCATGAATGTCCTGAGTGCCTTCAAGTCACCATATCCCAGACAATGAGatgatctccctctctctcatctatTTTGATGACTGATGGGCTGATGGCCATGACAGGGCTCCCAGTCCCCAGGACTAGATCCTTCACGATGACAGTTAACTCTTGTCCTGCCTCATCACTTGCATCTGGCCACCCTTGCTTCTCCCACACTGCAGTGCCGACAGAGTGGGCTCTCAGGCAGACTGTAGTTGAccctctgtgtctttcttagGTATCAACCATTCCCATCCCTCCACTAACTCTTATCTCTGACTGTCCAAACCCTTACGGTGAGATGTGATGTTTGTCCCCATGATTCTCTACCTGCTTCCCCACCCCAGCATATTGTCCTTCTCCTGTGAGCCCTCCAGGCCAATTTACCCACACATTCTCATGTTGCAGAACATGCTGTCTTTGTATCCCACTTACTGACATCTATGTAATATTCCTCCTCTACACTGTAAGCTCATTGTTAGCAGGATGTTAATCTGAACCATCCCCTTAACTCCCTCAGGATCTGGTACAGATTTGGGCTCAATAAGTGGGTTTTGTGGCTGTCAACACCCCTTGTGCATCCTTGGCTGCCTGTCTACCCAGATTGTGGATAACTCTCTTGAGGACCGTGATGATTCAGCTCTGTGTCCCTGACAGCAGCTGGGCACTGTGCTCGCTTGACCTAAATATATAAGTGTTTAACTGAATGGTTGAAGATGACCCCATTAATCACTTCCTGTTTATGTTTATTGTACCTCAAAGAACTGCAACATTAAAAGTTTTGGATAAAGTGGTTTTGGATAAAGCGGGTGAAACTTTATCCAAAGGATAAAGAGGGGTTAGAGATGGAGAAGGGATTCTAGGAGAATGTAGTGTGACAGGAGAGGAAGCCTTTAGATGGAGAGAGGGATCAAAGAAGACAACTGGTTTGATAGCATGGAGGTCTCTGGGAGGCTATGGAAAACCATTTTTCTTTggaaggaaaggaacagaagCCAGATTGAAGTACAACCAAGGGAGCtcgatgtcatgaccctgagatcatgatctgagcctaagtcaagagtcaggcgctgaaccgactgagctacccaggctcccacAGTGAATTTTGACATGCATGTGCACCCAAAGCGATCCCTCTCAGACCCAGGCTCAGAACATTCTCTGGCCTCAACAGGCTCCCGGTGCCCTTTCCTAGCCGGACTTCACCTTCTCCAAACATAGCTATGTTCTGATTTCTAGAACTGTAGACTagctttgcctatttttgaaccTCATGTAAATTGAATCAGGCAGCTTGTATTCCTCTGTGCACCACTTTTTTTGTTCAAGATTATGTTTATGAAATGCAAACATGTTGATCGTTCTTTTTCATTGCTATGTAGTAATTTTGTATGAATGTTGATTATAATTTTAGTACCGAAatagtattattatattttagagaaaacgCCTTTCCTAAACCTAGACTATTATTTTGCCACAAATATGTttgattttgtaatatttttcttacaCTAAATGGGTCATTAAAACATAAGTGAAAATGTGTCCATTTTCAGAAAACATGATTAAAAACTgtgcaaataaaaatcaataaactctTAATTTAGTTCCTTTCCATAGAGTTGGACAAGAAGTTGATCTTCTAGAGTCAGGGTGTAGGACAAGGCTGCATGTTAATATTGGACTATGGGAGTAGCAGGGAGTAGCCTCCTTGAGTAGAAAGCTCCCCGCCTCATGTGCTGTCTTATTTCTCCCCACTGCTCCTTGCTCCAATGATTTCTAGTGAGATGAGTCAAAAAACGACTAAGGAGGGTCCCAGACTCTCCAAGAACCAGAAGTTTTCAGAGCACTTCAGCATACATTGCTGCCCGCCATTCACCTTCCTCAACTCCAAACGTGAGATCGTGGATCGGAAATACAGCATCTGTAAAAGTGGCTGCTTCtaccagaagaaagaagaggactGGATCTGCTGTGCCTGCCAGAAGACCAGGTAAGTGGTCTGCGCTGCCCCGGGCATCTGCCGGTGCGGCCTGCGGTCTCTCGCTCCACGCCCCCGCCTGCTCTGCTCTGCGATTTCTGGGCTGCTCGTCCCCGACGCCCTGCAGTCCGCTCCCCGTTAGACTAGACTCTGCCGCTGGAAGGTGCTGCAGGGCGATcggaaggtgggagggggagcagggcctGCCTCCCGGTTTCCAGCTCCTGTCAGCATCCCTTAAGCAGCAGAGGAGAGCCATGGCTCCAGCCTCCAGCTTCTTTTGGCCCCCTCAGCACCAGCCGCCGTGCAACGTCCCCTCAGAGGCCCAAGCACCAGCCAGCTGCACCCCCCGCCGTGGTCAGAGCACCGGCCAAGCCACGGTCCCCTCCGGCCAAGCCACGGTCCCCTCCGAGGTTCGAGCGTCAACCACGCCCCCGCCCAGAGGTCCGACCACCACCAGCCAAGCAGCGCCCCCCTCAGAAGTCCAAGCAGCCGCCGCGCAGCAGCCCCCAGAGAGGGTCAGGCACCAGCCGTGGGGGGTCCCCCATCAAAGCTTCTAGGTTCTGGTAACACCATCTCTTCCCTTTTGTTCCCCCAGCCCTAAGGTTAGTAGCTGCCTCATGTATTTACTAACATCTGGGTTACCTCAATGGTGCTCTCTTGGCCTTGCCAAACCTGTGTCAATTCCCTGCATTAAATCCCCTCATTTGAATAACTAGTGTGGCTTGTGTTTTCCTCTTAGAGCTGCGGGTACAGTACTTCCGATGGCAGTATCAGTTGCTTCTTTTGTCTAGGAGGACTTGATCAGTTGATTAATTTATCAACTCAGAGATCCACCCCAGTAATAGATTGTGTAAATGAGGCCCTCCAACACTGTGCctcagagagaggaggaagggtgaTGAGGGAACTGGTTCAGCCAATTCATGCACCCATCCTCCTGACATTTCATCTGATGTTAATCTCAGTGGCAAgatccttcattcattcacttattaagTCATTCAACAAACTTGATTGCATACCAAAGAGTTCCATATATCATACAGGGGGATGGGACTATAGCAGTGAACAAGCCAGGTTGTGACTCACCAGGTTGAAACAAGAGAATAGTTGGTCACTATGTGGGGCGTGATTGCCTTAATATTGTCATAATCAGCAAGTATATGGAGCTATGGGAACCTGGAGCAGGGCTCTGCCCATCTGGGGTCTCAGAGGAGGTTAGGCTAGGGTAAGCAGAGAATAAAAGGAGgtcatgcagggatccctgggtggcgcagcgggttagcgcctgcttttggcccagggcgtgatcctggagacccgggatcgaatctcacatagggctcttggtgcatggagcctgcttctccctctgcctatgtccctgcctctctctctctctgtgactatcataaataaataaacatttaaaaaaatgtttaaaaggagGTCATGCAGAGACAAAAGGTGAGCCATAGACATGTTTTTGTCTGTCCCATCTGAGACTGgtcagcttttctcttttttatttttattttatttatttatttatttattatttatttattcattcagagagaacgaagagagaggcagagacacaggcagagggagaagcaggctccatgcaggaagcccgatgtgggactcgatccggggtctccaggatcacaccccgggctgcaggcggcgctaaaccgctgcgccaccaaggctgcccctcttttttcaaatagacttcatttttaggtcagttttaggttcatagcaaaattgagtggaaggtacagagaCTTCCCTCCCTGCTCAAACACATGGCAGGCCAATCTTTTAGtccttttaatatttggaaattaagctgTTTTGCAGATTAATAGTGGGCACTAATTATATTTGAGATTTTCATACCTACTCTGCTTAGCATGTTACTGTGTGCGCATGTCATGGGCTGTTGAATGACTTACAGGGGAATCAACTGAAGAGCATGTTAAAGATGCCCCCGGAGAATCTAATTCCTTGGGTCACCAATGAGGTCTGGAgatctgcatttccaacaagcaGCACCTCCACCCCAGCATAGTGACACAGGTGGTACAccctttgagaagcactgatttaAACCATCCATAAATAAATGATCCACATTATCTGTAATGTTCAGTAAAGACACGTGGAAGGGACCACACGTATGACGAAAAGTGAAAGCATTAAAAAGATGCAAGATAAGTGAGGTTAATTTGTGAAGGAGGTAAGAGGCCTCCAGTCTCTAACCCTGGAACAGGAAGTTGCATGCTAAGTTAATTAGTCATTAACTagtcattaattaattaactagtcTCCCAAGGGGCCTAAGTCCAAGAGGGCTGGCCAGGTAAGATAGGAAGTGTGAGAAGCAGGGGAAACTAATTAGATACAAGGCATGTCATCTGTGGGGGTGCCTTCAAGCCACCATTTGCAGCGAGTTGCGTGATGGCTGCTTGGATGGCTGGGGGTTCAAGCAGTACACAGACAGGAGATGGAAGACCGTTAAGGCCAGCTTTATCTGTCTCCACCCAGCCTGCTGGTTTTATTCACCTAAACTCCAGAGACATCCTAATTAATGTTGGCGTCACTTGATTTCCTGTTAACTGTTCTCAGTGGGTATCAGGCCGTCTTTGCCTCCTCAGTCCTCGTTGCTCACCCGGGATAGGGGACCCAAAAGCCTCCGTTTATAATGTTCCACTACATAGAGGATGGACCATTGGAGTTCTTCCCGagatacttatttttctttctcagatttcCAAAGGTTCTGAGGAAAAGCATTAGAGCCATTGCTTCACCATGTTATTTATTCCCTCTGTTGATACTGGTTAACTATCCCAAGTCAAAGGGGTGGGAGGAGtgttaatggggaaaaaattcacTCTTAAGCAGAGCTACTAAATTGCACTTGGAGAAAGGGTCAAAGAAGAGTTTCTGAAACAGACTTGCTTTCTGAAATGGTGCCATTCCTGAGTTCTGacctttaaagataaaacaaaaattgacaaaGGCCTTTTGAATCCTTACTAATTCCCTTGGATAGATCTCAAAAACCAGAGAATATTTATATCTTAGGACCTGATTGGTATAATTCCATGCAGCCTAATTGAACATGGTAGAGTTCTTGTATCTGATGGGAGGAAACCCTGGCATCTCCTTCTTAATTTATTCTACTCTCAATTCCTCAAAATTTTAGGATTTCACAGGTCATCCTTGCCTTTAGTGTTAACACATGTTTCCTGGGCCAACCTTCTTTTGGTTCCTTGGTGTTTTGCTTTAGGAGCATGGGATCTGTGGTTTTGTGACTGATTTGGGGCAAGTCACACAACTTTGAGCAGTGTGATGTATGCCTTTGACTCATTCCTTCACAAAATGTCTTGTACCAAATTGAGCCCTGCACATCAGAAACTTGGAGGACCAATCTATTTCTACATGTATTTGCAAACTTATTCATCAAGACTATGTGCACAGCACTGCTCCAAGCTCTGGGCAATCAAAGGAAATGATATATGCCCCTGGACCAGCTGCTCGTGGTATTTATGAGTGCCCCCCGCCCACCCCATGTGATGCTGCTCTTCCCTCCAAGAATCACCCCAAGCTTGGCTGCTTCCATACTGCCTGCTCCCTGCCTCGTCCCTCTTCTCCTCCAGCCACTTTTTTTGCTCTCTTGTCTCACTTCGGCAGATGATAAAATCAAAGCCCAGGAAAGTAACTGATTGCTAGAGGGTTAAGGTTCTAAGTGGCTTCACGTTCTCCACAGAATTTGGTCTTTTGGAGACAGAGTGCTTTAGTTTTGACTCTCAAATTGAAGCAAGCAGGGTTTGGTGTTTTACTGACCATGCATTGTCCTGAGCTAGACATGGTAGTGCATTGCTTCTAAAGGTTAGGACAAGTACACCCACTGAATGACTACGTGCTACGTGCTCGTTACATTGGTAATGGAGTAGAAACCACTCTACTTTTCCTTTGTACTGTAGAAGAAGATATATGTGTCAAACAACAATGCAATTATAAACACTTACGTACTTGATGAGCTAGAATTTACTTCTGAAGAGCACTGACCCAGAGCAATTACTCTGATGGTCTGAGAGTGTGCACTGACAGAACCAGGTATCGGGGCTAAGATTCAACTGTCAGGGGTACCTGCCTGCTTTTTAGGTGTGCAGGCCCAAATTATTTCAGACTTTTTCTATGACATGACTTGTCCTCACCTTGTCCTTCCTGATGCCAAAAGGAACACTGCATTTTGTTCTTCTGGAAAACCGTggatcattttctctttccttgtgcAGGACTGACTAAACTTCCGGTCCCTTTTCTGAGCTCTCTTTGTATTTACAGAAGCAAAAAACCTACTCTGTACTCCTTTCTTACATGCTTGTGGAAAAATCCCAGCCAGGCATGTATTAGGCTTAATTGCATCCCAGTGTTTATGCCCCGGCGATCTATTTTTGGTCTCTCATCGGCCAAACAGAATCGGAAATTCATCATTTCTCAGATGATGTCAGGGTTAGGGAAAAGGCCTGAGCGCTTTGCTCTTTGATCAGGTTCTggctctgcctgcctctcaggTCACATTATTGCTTTTATGAGTTTCGATGACTGAACTCTTGAGTTTTGCCCTAAGTCATAAATCCCTTCCTGTCCAGAAGCAGGCTTCTATACACTGTGCTGGTCCCCATAGCACAGGGCCTGTGCAGAGCAGGCATTCGCAGAGGCCTGGGTTAGCCAGAGAGGCCTCTGGTCTGATGAGCTGTTTGTGCTCTTCCATTCTGATGTCCTTAGTCTGGAGCACATGGTTAACGACTCTCTGTAACAGACTTAATGCCATTGTTGCCCATCCTCCGGCCACATTCATTCCACATATCCCTCACGTAGATCAAGCTGATGATCCACGTGTACTACTCTGGCTTCCAGCTGCTGAGATGAGTCATGGATACAGAGAGCTGCTGAGTACAGCTAGGAAAAGCCTCTAGCCTTAAGGGTTGGTGCTAGCATGAATGGATGAGCACGATGGATGAGCACCTGTGTCTCTCCAGGCTAGTTTGCCTCCACAAGCCCCAACATGTCAGGATATGCATCTGTCATTCAATCCTTCCTGTCAGCCCCGGAGGAGGAAGCATTTTTTCCTGATCAGAtcaacccttccttccttccactcaaGTGTGATCTGTGTGATCTTCTTTCCTCTACTCGCGTTTCCTCCAGGGTCTTACTGTACCTCCCTGACAACTTTAGCCTTTTTCTAGTGTCTAAAGAGAAAGCACTTCAGCTTTTAAACATGTCCAGCTATCTCTTAATGACTGAGTTCACCTCTGGTCCCTGttttgtctctccttttctcaaacaaatttttaaaaaatagtgtaaatTCATCACCTTAACTTTTCTATATTGCATTTACTCTTCAACTTACTGTGCTCTGATTCTTTCCCATAGCACTTCACTGGAATTTCTCCTGTGCAGATTCCTCCAGGAGCAACCATTCAAGGGCAGGCAGTTTGGGAGGCAAAGGAAATGCTGAAGGAACGGGGAAATGAGGAAGGGAAGCAGCTAATAGAGAGTGTGTTATCAAACCAGTTCTCACTGTGGGCTCCTGGGGCTTAATCCTGCTAGGGAGCCCTAGGAGCCAGTGTAGGAGTGCACTCAGTTTTCCTATCCAATCAGCAGGTGAAAGAGCTGGGATATTTATACAACCAGGTCCTGTCAGTCATTAGTCAATCAATGCTACTTTAAGGGTAGAGATGTTAATTCATTgaccttctggcctgccaagcaAAGTGGGCTACAGCAGCAGGAAATAGCccacaggcagagaaaggcatCTGGAAATTTAGCCAGTGTGCACACAGTGGTAAGAGCAAGGGGTCATAGGCAAGGCATCAGCAGCATCTGCTCTAATAGCTTACCTATGGTCTttgttactttacttttttttttttttgaagattttatttatttatttatgagacacagagagagagagagagacaggcagacaggcagagacacaggcagagggagaagcaggctccatgcagggagccagataggactcaatcccggaaccccaggatcatgccccaggcaggaggcaggagctaaactgctgagccacccagggatcccctatgttaCTTAACTTGATGAATGTTGAGTCCAATCTTTATATCAGTGATGCTGTCTGTTAAATTTGTTGACTACTCACTCATTCAGTTATTAAATTCTCTGTTCTCTTGCCTTCAGTGACTGTCCTGTTTCCTGATTCTCTGTGTGacctttccttctgtctctatTGTGAATCCTTCCTTTTCTGCTAATTGTTAAATCTTGGAATCCCCTGGGGTTCCATCCTGAGCCTGTTACTTGGgtgatttttccttctctcatgaCTAGCATACTGATTGATAACTTTCAAATCTTCCTCCAGCCCTGACACCAAACTCACGTATGGGCTTGTTTGTCCAGCAGATCAACTTGGATGTTGTCAAACCTGACTGTCTCCACTTGACTTCTTTACCATGAAGACttgttcttcctcttctctcagcAAGTAATGTTACTGTCTCTCCTTCCACACATGTTGAAAACCTTAGCACCATCTTAACTTTCAAACATCCCCCCAACAAATGACTGCCAATTTTActcctagggtttttttttcaaactgttaCTTAGAGCACTCTAAGAGCCAATGGAGAGGGGTATAGACATGAGGGTGAGACTGAAAACAAAAGAGGGAGAATGGAGATCGTTGATAGAGTAAGACTCCTCCTTCACAATATGTGTGGAGGGACTGGCTTTCGATGAGAGCAGGAAAAGCCATTTGGTTttgcaaaggagagagagacccaTTAATGGGCATTAAGATGGAGGCAAGTTCTACCCAAGGATGAGAGAGTTGGGGGATTGAGAAGGTTAGGGTAGGTTTTGAGTACCTGAGACCACACTGAGGCAAGTACTGAGGGCTAACTGAGCTCTGATCCATGGAGCCGTGTCTGAATCTTTTGTTCTTATGGAGTTTATTCTCCAAAGAGGGAAACAAATTATCATCTTCACAATTGCCATTGGAATCATCCAACTCCACATCAGGTCTGCTTTTCTTCTAGCTTACTTTGTCAAGTGTCCCCACAGCAACTCTTCCTAAATTTCACTAGGCATCTCTACTACTCTGACCCTTGTTTTTCCTTCCCCATTCATCAGAATCCCCCCCTTTCCCCCCCTGGTagtttgatttttgtatttattatgttgtatagtattgtattataattattcaatttatttaaaccaaaaaaaaaaaaaaactcagttcaCTCATTTCTCCTGTCCCCTACTCCCTACTCTCCACCTTTGGCTACTATCAATCTATTCTCTTTATCTATGAgcttgatatttgtctttctctgtctgatttgtCTGTgtaatgccccccacccccgccttttttaagattttatttatttatttatgagagacagagagagagagagagagagaggcagagacacaggcagagggaggagctggctccatgcagggagcccaatgtgggacttgatcctgggtctccaggatcacaccctgggctgaaggcagagccttcAGGCATCCATGCAggccatgcaggcatcccatgTAATGCCCTTAAATATATCcttgctgttgcaaatggcaggatcccattctttttttactgccaaataatattttattgcatatataaACCACAATtttattatccattcatccattgatggacatttaagttgtttccatatcttggctattgtaaataatattgcaatgaacatggaggtgcatatatctctttgagttaatgttttcatattctttggataaatacccagaaatgaaattgctagatcacagttttaattttttgaggaacctgtaTGCTGTTTTCCCCATAgcggctgcaccaattcacattcccatcaacagtgcacaagggtcaCCTTGTGTTCTCCACAcctttaccaacacttgttatttccagTCTtattgataatagccattctaagatgtgtaggtgatatctcatgtggttttgatttgcatttttctgatgatttgtgatgttcaacatcttttcatgtacctgttggccatctgtatgtcttctctgaaaAACTAGGTACTCATCTTCTTTCACCACTTTCCTCCCTTCCCAAATGAGAAGCCATGGCTcaacattttaatctttttcaaaaatacccTACACCCCTCTAACCTCTGAATATCTGTCTTATATCTTTGGAAAAACTTTAACTTTGGATAAATCCAGCCATCTGTCTTCACCACGTCTGTTTCCAGGCAGTTGAGTCTCATTGGAAAATAACCTACAGCAGGGCAGTAGTAGTTGGGTGTAAATAGGATTCTGCTCATCATATCACCTGGCACTGTTAATTTTGGGGCAGTCATGGTTCAATTACTGCATTCAGATAAAGGAGGAGATCATAGAACCCAAAAATGTCATGTATATATGTGAAAAACACTCACTCACCACCACACATACCAACATATatcaggtttattgagatataattggcatgcAGCAGGATTTCACCTTTTCGGCAAACAGTCACACAATCATGTAAACACCATCACAGTTgagacattttcatcacctcttCCTCCCACCAAATTTCCCTCATAATTCCTCTGCAGTCAATCCCcaagcccctgacaaccaccaatctgttttctgtccctaGAGTTTTATAAGTCTAAAATgtcatataatggaataatacagtatgtaacctcttgagtctggcttctttaacttagcataatgcatttgagattgAATCATGTCATTGTATTAATCAgtagttatttcatttttattgctaagtagtattctgTTATATGCATGTACCTATTGTAGTTTTCCATTAACCAGTTGAAGggtatttagattgtttccagttttgggtgattatgaataaagctgctggaAACATTCATGTGAgtgtaaattttcttttctcttgagtaaataactAGAACTGGTattgctgggccatatggtaaGTATGTGTTTAAATGtgtaagaaactgctaaattgttttccaaagtagttatattattttgtattcccACTAGCACTGTGGGATGCTCTGCATTCttgtcatcttttaaaattttatccattcCAAAAAGTGTGTAGtactatctcattgtagttttaattttgtattttcttaatgactaatgatgttgcaCATATTTAAATGAACTTATAATAAATCATCCACCAAAGATAGGTGATATTTATTAGATAAGTGTGTGCtcaatcttttgcccattttggaAAGTGGattgttatttacttattattgtGTTTTGGGAGTGTAAAGAATAtatctggatatatttttaatgtataatcaaatataacaaatttaatatatttatcaaatatatgttttacaaatattttcttccagtatgTGGCTTGGTTGgcttgctttctcattttcttaaactGTCTTTTGAAGAACCAAAGTTTTGAATTTTACTGAAGTAcaacttattgatttttttctttttaagatcatgCTTTTTGTATTGTATGTAAGAAttctttgcctaacccaaggtcacaaagcttttctcctatgttttcttctagaaatctaAAACTTTAGGTTTACATTTACATTACTgtacattttgaattaataagTATGGATCgaggttcaatttttttttttgcacatggatatttagttgttccaacaccatttgttgagaagatTCTCTACTGAATTACTTTTGCAATTTTGTCAGAAATTGGTTGACTACAAtgtttgagtttatttctggactttctattctattctgttaatttatatcttttctttacCAATTCTATTACTATAGCCTTATAGTAAGTATTGAAATCAGTTTAGTGTGAATTCCCCAACATTGTTCTATATTTTTGGAATTGGTTGTGACTATTCTAGTTCCTCTACTTTTCCATACAAAATTTAGGGTCAGTGTGTCAACCTATGCAATATATCCTGGTAGAATCGAATGGGATTATGTTGAGTTTATAAATCAACTTGATAAGAACTGTAACAGTATTGAATCTATGAACATGGCACATCTGtccatttaggtctttttttgttttgccttttcagcATATGGATTTTGTACATAATTAGTTTGCTTTATAATGAAACATTTCATGCTTTTAGTTACtattaaaatagttcttttttcaatttcagtttccaattgtttgttgccaacacataaaatataattgatttttgtatattgatcatGTATCTTGTGATCTTCCTAAACTCAGTCTAGCTTTTTCCAGGGGCAGACGCTGAGATTTTCTACAATGACAATCATGTTTGTGAATACAGAcagcttttttcctcccttttcaatATCTATGCCTAATTTTTGTATGGTTTACGCTACTATTTCACTTAGAACATTTCCTtcttggagaaatatttttaatgagattaaGTCCTTGCAAAATTGGCTTTCTGAATCATTAAAGGGGGTAAAGCCCAAATTACATGCTCTGCTATGTGGATGGACAgtctttataattttcatcattcaAAGCTGTGCTACAATAACATGACTAAGGCATTTTATATA
This sequence is a window from Canis lupus dingo isolate Sandy chromosome 23, ASM325472v2, whole genome shotgun sequence. Protein-coding genes within it:
- the LOC112668731 gene encoding myelin-associated oligodendrocyte basic protein isoform X2 — its product is MSQKTTKEGPRLSKNQKFSEHFSIHCCPPFTFLNSKREIVDRKYSICKSGCFYQKKEEDWICCACQKTSTSRRATSPQRPKHQPAAPPAVVRAPAKPRSPPAKPRSPPRFERQPRPRPEVRPPPAKQRPPQKSKQPPRSSPQRGSGTSRGGSPIKASRFW
- the LOC112668731 gene encoding myelin-associated oligodendrocyte basic protein isoform X1 encodes the protein MSQKTTKEGPRLSKNQKFSEHFSIHCCPPFTFLNSKREIVDRKYSICKSGCFYQKKEEDWICCACQKTSTSRRATSPQRPKHQPAAPPAVVRAPAKPRSPPAKPRSPPRFERQPRPRPEVRPPPAKQRPPQKSKQPPRSSPQRGSGTSRGGSPIKASRLKRRTKTTPRKK
- the LOC112668731 gene encoding myelin-associated oligodendrocyte basic protein isoform X3, with protein sequence MSQKTTKEGPRLSKNQKFSEHFSIHCCPPFTFLNSKREIVDRKYSICKSGCFYQKKEEDWICCACQKTSTSRRATSPQRPKHQPAAPPAVVRAPAKPRSPPAKPRSPPRFERQPRPRPEVRPPPAKQRPPQKSKQPPRSSPQRGSGTSRGGSPIKASRF